The nucleotide sequence GGAAGGTATGTTCAATAAGACAACAGATCAAAGAGAAGGCCACCATAAGTGCCTCCAAGTGATTCTGAATAAAGGTAGATCTCGAGGTGAGTTGGACTTGAATTTCGAGGACCAAGACGGATACACTGTGCTATTCATGGCAACTATATTAAACGACGATCAAGTTATTAAATCTCTGATTTATGCGGGGGctcgattttatcaaaaaagtcacctAGGGGAGACGTATTACATGATGATCAAACCCTCGATGCTCTCAGAGTATTTGGACAGCTGcattagttttaaaaatgagtcGCCATTCATGATCGATTGCGACATCATAATTGATTACAAGAGCTTGgttatttcaagtaaaaatctCGAAAGCGAAGATGTTAATAAAATGGAAACTTCCTCTGAACTAGAAGTCATCGTGATGCAGTGTTCCAGAATGTTAAGaaattctttagaaaaaaacactGCTAATGCAGACGTAAATGAGATGGAGATTTTCACGGTGCTAAATGAATGTGTTGAGCTGAGGGAGCATCTCAAGCATCCAGTTTTAAAGAGTTTTCTCTACATGAAATGGCATCTGGTGAAGGGATATTATTACATCAATTTTGCAATGTATTTGCTATTTTGCTTGAGTCTTAGTTCGTATGTTTGGTTGATTTATGAAAGTTTACCGTCGCCTACAACTTCACAAACCAGTTGGATTTTCTTACTATGGTGCTCAACTCAAATCTTGTATATACTTCTCATTCTGAGAGATgtattacattttttcttatCACTTCAGTGTAATAGGAAATCACCGGGAGACTGGCTTGAAAGAGTGGTTTTTACCATCGCAGGTTACCTGCTGTACTTTTCCAGACCAGATCAGTGTACTCAACTTACTTCTGTGGTTATTTTAGCCTTGTGGATCGAACTAGTTTTCTTGCTCAGTAGACATCCTTGGTTCGCAACTGAAATTGCAATGTTTAAAAAAGTCGCGTCTGATTATGTGAAATTCGTGTTCTTATATTCTGGCATGATTTTGGCATTCGCTTTCAGTTTATACGTACTAATGAGACAGGATCCACTGGACAACAAGGGTAACTCAAAAAACGTCACTTCTGCTTTTAACAATCCAATCACGTCGATTTTCAAATCGTTCACCATGCTGACTGGCGAATTTGACATGGAATCCGTACCGCTAGGATCCTATCAATTCTTCATAGGCATAGTAGTTTTCAAGTTGCTCAATGGGTTAACCATCAGTGACACTCAAGCCATCCGAGAAAATGCTGAAATGGTTGGTATAGTATCTGCAATTAAACTTATTTCCTATCTCGAAGATACATACAATCAAAAGCCATTCCATCGCATTGTCAACTTGCTATCAAGGTTTTGCCCTAATTGCTTGTTGTCGTTTTATCGTCGATTGTTTCCCTCATTTTTTCGTCGATGGTTTAGGTATAAGATCTCTTTGTGGCCTAAATTCGCTGCAGGAAGCCATATTCGGGTATCACAGCGTAGAAATAACGCCGTGAGTTTTCCTTGTAGTTATGACCAGAAACAAGACACTTTCAGATATTCAAAAAGATGCGACTGGAAAATGCCCCCAGATATAATGAAACGCGTCAAAGAAATCCTGCTAAAACGCAAAGACAGCCTGAAAACTGGCGATTACAATCGGCAAGTATCAATGTGTCACAATCAATTCAAATTCGATGATATTGAAAAGAATATTCAACTTATTACCGATAAAGTTCTTGATTTGAAATCGCCAATTTATCGTGCGAGAGTTTCCTCTGCAGAGTGTCTGCAAGATATTGTAACTGAGATGCGTaatttaaaacacaaaatttaccaattgaaAACTCATTCGGACACATTTTTGCCAGTTTGAAAACAAATCAGGAatgtttttaaaagatttttatgaaattaatagTCCGGCGTAGGATATTTTTGTGCGGATCATGTTGGAAAACAAATTGTGTGATCGTGgcgacctgtcaatcaaaatggccgccattttgttagcaaGGCCAGccttttgttttgaaaagtttgctAGTTTCTCATGATgtcctttttaagaaaaaatgtgtATGCAATTACTCCATGTGTGATTTGTTGGACTGTTATCTATCCATATTTGAAACTTTTGTTTCAGCATTTTTTATTAATATAGTAACAATACACTATTGTACCTGATATGATTTTCCTACATACCTAAGTAACTATTTCTAGTTGTACTACCTACTATTTCtgtcatgtttcaaaaatttgtgatttttaaaattatttttagccggtattttgtaaaatttatatgACGTAGGTATGGGTTTAGTTTTTATGTTAGGTATTTCAGAGAGGTAATTTTTATGAGAATGTAATGATTTTTATGGTAGGTAGATGTTTGACGCTTTCACTGtgtgtttttgtaaaattcaaaaaaaaaatgtcttttggaaacctattttgtttttttgtttttaaattttttgaaaaaggcctcCCAAGTGAGCttgaataggtaattgaaatgaGTATAATAATTAAGGTTGACCATCTGCAACAGCCCTATCAAATttactatcattttttttttcaatttagctgAAGTTCAAATTATGAGATTTTGTGAGCAGAGGTGCGAACATCCTTTTAAGTGTTTCAAAAAGGACATTCGGGtattctttctgaaaatttgtccaaTAAATCagaacattttgaataattataaaagtGAAAATGCATTGGCATATTATCTTTCCAAAATAAGTAACTGAAGGGTACAAGGAAAGAACGGTGTAAGttgtattttgcaaatttttcagaacagctttttaaagattgaaatatttctcatttgAAAGTAATTATTATTTGGTGTGAGATTTATTTCAGATGTATTCCTGAAGTCTAATAGAACAATTCTGAGcatgaaaaatatatcattcaGAAGTTATCAGAGTACCCGTAGATCAATTTTATACTAACACGCAAGCAACGTTTTGCTCCAAAAACCACTACTTATGCCGTTCTTTTCCTGTACGCGGTCGCGACCCAGTTATatcgttctttccctgtatAGTATTTGCGTTTTATGcgattttcaagtcgttatgTTCTGAGTGAAATAGAACAAATGTGCATTGTTCACAACAACTGAACGGAAGTGCTCAGCTCAATAAACTACCACCgggaaagaaaaaataaaaaatttctgtcatcatttttttttgcttcaaactttcaattttttaccccttagaatttgttgttttttgagtaaaatggttCCGGTAAAAGTGCTTTTAACATAAACTACATAAACTACATGAAAGAGCATTCATcaataaacaaaattatagcaaaaaaaaataaaaataaaaattgaaaaaaaatcaagaaacacCATTCTTTCCATGTGCCCTTCAACTGTTTTTTACGAGTACTTTAAAAACCTGCAACGAGAAATCACGTCGGTGTAGTACATAGGTCTAGTTAGGTACAATCTATCATAGAAATATCACTGATCTCTGAGCGTTGACATAAACCTATTCACTTTAACGTTTATTCAAATAGGTAAGGTAACGctttaaaataggtatgtatttgcactttttttgaaaattcacccacTGCGTCGCTTTCAAcgcgaaaatttaatttataaaataccaaATCATTTATGGTTCCTACGAACATCAGGTAATATGTTTGCGTCAGTGATAACATTTTTCAcgataaaattacctaccaagtATATGGAGACTCCACCTATTATTTTATATTCGCTGTTCACGATTGCCTTAAAACAgtcacttgaatttttgaatttaagtaAATTGTGTTTTCGTCTTCTGCTTCATAAGTGCATCACGtcaatgttttccaaaataacGATAAATTCTACAACTAtaacatacgagtatttattccTATAAAGTAAGTTGAACAATGTACCGGCTATGTTTTTATAGTTACCTAGATACTACTATTTATGAAGGTTCGTAAGTTCGTATTTTTCGCAATTCAGCCATATGTAAATTGTTTTCTGACATCATGCTTTCCTTTTCAAAGCAAAGTAAATTCCATCTTTTGGTCTtgagtgaacttttttttgctgCTGTTATGGGaggaacgaaattttttttagcactaATCAACATTCGAGATATCCAAACAAGCTGAGTAGTGGGAAAATGTTtgtacataaatcaaaaatcatattctaaaaaaaaaacatgcaaaaaaccACCCATAAACTCATCtttaggtgctgaatttcattttttaaatttttggcagatttcCATGTCGCtttcaaatgatgaaattttcattcaatatttcGAATTCATATAGGTATTGCCTCTaaacgataaaattttgaaactttttaaaaatttccattgcttttaaattacaaaatttcaaaataattttgattttcagaattttttagtaCGTACCTCCCAAGttactaattttaaatttaattttgagaactATCACGTTCACTTTATTGTCGGTTTGATTTGATATTAAATCTTGATGCAAAATTGCAGAGAAAATGTAATCAAGATTTTATATGTCCCCGCATAGAAGgaagtaaaaaatattcaaaatttttgcattcgAGGAAAATTTACatcggaattttttaattttacataaaaacatTCGGGAAATTggtaatttgagatttttgggtTGTGATAGGTTAcctgaaaataattctaaaaattacaatttttcccaGATTCAAGTCAATCATGGCTGGTTATTGGACACTAAAATCCTTACTCAAacaacaaaactttgaaaaatttgccaaagaattagaaaaaaaccTACAGTTTGGACAACTagatattaattacccaaacgAATGTCCTGCTCTTGTTGCTCTACTCCATATTGCTTGTCAATCAAAAGGATGCCATAAATTCGTCGAAATCTTGCTTCAGAAGGGTGCGGATATCAATCATCCCAGTGATGAAGAATTTTCCAGAGCAGCGATTCACTTTGCAGTGGAAAACGGAGATGTAGAAAcgctaaaaattttattgaatgatCCTAATTGCAATGTGAATACTCTGTCGAAGCACGGGTACTCAGCCTTGCATTATGCAGTTGAACGTGATGACGTTGATTGCATAATGCTTCTTCTGCAGCATTCGGGCATTGATATTAACATAGTCGGGGATGCTAATCAAACACCTTTACATTTGGCACTGAACAATAATTGCAGGAAAGCCATCTATGAGCTATTAGAACACCGAGAAATTGACTTAGATAGACTTGGAGATAACTCTGGTCACACCTGTCGTCAGCTAATCAACTCTAAATACCCGGAGTTTGCCTTGAAGTTGTCCCAAATAGGTTCTTTGAAAGATGAAAGTGATAgcttattttcattattatatAAACGTGAAATAGACAAATTTCGAGAGCAGGTCATGATCTGTGCACCCAATTCAAATGATCACAATGGTGAATACACATATCTGCAGTATGCTTGTCATTATGGATTGGTGGAAGTGGTGGAGATACTCTTGAATGCAGAAGTTGACCCTAATCAATACTGCCCTAATAATCCCATTACACCCATAATGATAACAATTGAAAGAGGCTAtcattccattttgaaattgctATTGGAAGAGCCAATGCTCTCTTTTGAACCAGTTGCACAGAAGAATGTGTTCCATATTCTAATTGATGGGATGCATGCAGTAAAAAATTCACCAGTGAATGAGAATCTGGAATCTGATCATATTAAATGTTTGCAGTATCTTCTGAACAGTAAATTTTGTTCCCAATGGGATATTAATCATCCAAACGAGGAAGGGTACTCTCCACTTCACCGTGCCATCAAACTGAATGATAAAGAACTTATAAATGTCCTTTTGCATGCAGATGTGCAATTCAATTTGGATATAAATCTCCCAGACAATGAAGGAAACACTCCACTTCATTATGCTGTTATATTGCGAAATGAAGAAATAATAAGAGCCCTTGTAGGTGCTGGGTCCATTTTGAATTTAGACCTTAATCATCCTGACA is from Planococcus citri chromosome 1, ihPlaCitr1.1, whole genome shotgun sequence and encodes:
- the LOC135843089 gene encoding transient receptor potential cation channel protein painless-like produces the protein MNYLRLLFTLKNSNLDEFKQIIEYYSDANVFNVNYFFDEFCEYNDSGTLLDIACRSPGNSEFVQILLSNFANINVINKRTGKAPIHEAVEKSDIDTVKVLVKKYWYSECDVNLLDQDGNAALHIAIKLNKMDFMKTLLQNPNRIDINVGTRQNATPLHLALLKGNLDAARLLLEHPHVDLNVQKDSQGRTCHQIIQQQYPQQFLQSFRTVRSAYNIGSILFLLLKRQETELFENLASQVDVEFLNENHNGCQTYLQCACDLGLISTVSMLLSKGVNPNKMAETRQNKTVIRKCRSLTPAMLAARNGFDQVLELLIENSEIQLQISELGSVLHSVMEGMFNKTTDQREGHHKCLQVILNKGRSRGELDLNFEDQDGYTVLFMATILNDDQVIKSLIYAGARFYQKSHLGETYYMMIKPSMLSEYLDSCISFKNESPFMIDCDIIIDYKSLVISSKNLESEDVNKMETSSELEVIVMQCSRMLRNSLEKNTANADVNEMEIFTVLNECVELREHLKHPVLKSFLYMKWHLVKGYYYINFAMYLLFCLSLSSYVWLIYESLPSPTTSQTSWIFLLWCSTQILYILLILRDVLHFFLSLQCNRKSPGDWLERVVFTIAGYLLYFSRPDQCTQLTSVVILALWIELVFLLSRHPWFATEIAMFKKVASDYVKFVFLYSGMILAFAFSLYVLMRQDPLDNKGNSKNVTSAFNNPITSIFKSFTMLTGEFDMESVPLGSYQFFIGIVVFKLLNGLTISDTQAIRENAEMVGIVSAIKLISYLEDTYNQKPFHRIVNLLSRFCPNCLLSFYRRLFPSFFRRWFRYKISLWPKFAAGSHIRVSQRRNNAVSFPCSYDQKQDTFRYSKRCDWKMPPDIMKRVKEILLKRKDSLKTGDYNRQVSMCHNQFKFDDIEKNIQLITDKVLDLKSPIYRARVSSAECLQDIVTEMRNLKHKIYQLKTHSDTFLPV